From a region of the Neobacillus niacini genome:
- a CDS encoding DUF3397 domain-containing protein: MNSFISSIITIFLTVPLLGFFIIYVLNKLITKNTRKSFHKALDYSTILFIVAVHFLLITIWGKSFFGLILLILLVIAMIFVVIHWKIKGEIIFTKVFKGFWRFNFLIFFFAYISLTVFGILRSALTFTFS; encoded by the coding sequence TTGAATTCATTTATCTCATCAATTATTACCATTTTCTTAACAGTACCTCTTCTCGGTTTTTTTATCATTTATGTATTGAATAAGCTTATAACAAAAAACACTCGAAAGTCATTTCATAAAGCGTTGGATTACTCAACGATCCTCTTTATAGTGGCTGTCCATTTTTTGTTAATAACGATTTGGGGTAAATCGTTTTTTGGCTTAATTTTGCTAATTTTACTCGTAATTGCAATGATATTTGTCGTCATACATTGGAAGATAAAAGGAGAAATTATATTTACTAAGGTTTTTAAAGGGTTTTGGCGTTTTAATTTTCTTATCTTCTTTTTTGCTTATATATCCCTAACTGTATTTGGCATACTGCGGAGTGCATTAACTTTTACATTTTCTTAA
- a CDS encoding 2-dehydropantoate 2-reductase translates to MKIGIIGAGSIGLLFAAYLSKAFSVTLYTKTTEQAEIINQNGIYLQDVGDLQSRVSIQALPVSNWTGLEELTIIAVKQYQIHSIIHQINSLECIPHNLLFLQNGMSHLKLLKNIPATNIFVGSVEHGASKINTYTVSHNGKGAINVALFKGSIETIKEFGELCAAIDFPITLKEDFYNMLINKLIANAVINPLTAILQIKNGELITNTFYFAAVKKLFLEISFILNLEDPINRFREVLRICKKTGHNQSSMLKDLEAGRRTEIDAILGFLIEEAEVQRKTATNIESYYYLIKGKEKDRRRVN, encoded by the coding sequence GTGAAGATTGGCATTATTGGGGCTGGTTCTATTGGATTATTATTCGCAGCATATTTAAGCAAGGCTTTTTCTGTCACACTTTATACCAAAACAACTGAACAAGCAGAGATCATTAATCAAAACGGGATATACCTGCAAGATGTCGGTGATTTACAAAGCAGAGTTAGTATTCAAGCCCTTCCTGTTTCTAATTGGACTGGTTTAGAAGAATTAACGATCATTGCTGTAAAACAATACCAAATTCATTCTATTATTCATCAGATAAATAGTTTGGAGTGTATTCCTCATAACCTATTATTTTTACAAAATGGAATGAGTCATTTAAAATTACTAAAAAATATTCCTGCGACTAATATTTTTGTTGGATCCGTTGAGCATGGGGCCAGTAAAATTAATACATACACGGTTTCTCACAATGGAAAAGGGGCTATTAATGTTGCTCTTTTTAAAGGCAGTATTGAAACAATAAAGGAGTTTGGTGAGCTTTGCGCCGCTATTGATTTCCCGATTACCTTGAAAGAAGATTTTTATAATATGCTGATAAATAAATTAATTGCAAATGCAGTCATTAATCCTTTAACAGCCATCCTTCAAATCAAAAATGGTGAGTTAATAACCAACACTTTTTATTTTGCTGCTGTAAAAAAACTATTTCTAGAAATCTCATTTATTCTAAACCTAGAAGACCCTATTAATAGATTTAGAGAAGTGCTCCGAATTTGTAAAAAAACCGGACATAACCAGTCATCCATGCTAAAAGACCTGGAGGCGGGAAGAAGGACTGAAATTGACGCAATACTAGGCTTTTTAATAGAGGAGGCTGAGGTTCAACGAAAAACCGCAACGAACATTGAAAGCTATTATTATTTAATTAAAGGGAAAGAAAAGGATCGGAGGAGAGTTAATTGA
- a CDS encoding N-acetyltransferase: MVLKVEKLKINFKTLEEFKKFKEYGIQELSMIEDLEANMIDNDSDSPFYGIYFGDKLVARMSLYQIDAKFDRYFYPPQNYLELWKLEVLPDYQGKGYGKQLVEFAKSFGLPIKTNPRVQSRSFWEHMSFTNVEYDMERDRGENPLVWYPEGVEAQHNE; this comes from the coding sequence ATGGTGTTAAAAGTTGAAAAATTAAAAATTAATTTTAAAACATTAGAGGAATTTAAAAAATTTAAAGAATATGGCATTCAAGAACTCTCCATGATTGAAGACTTAGAAGCAAATATGATTGATAATGATAGTGACTCTCCTTTTTACGGAATCTATTTCGGAGACAAACTAGTAGCTCGAATGAGTCTATATCAAATTGACGCTAAATTTGACCGGTATTTCTATCCTCCACAAAATTATCTAGAATTATGGAAACTTGAGGTTTTACCTGATTATCAAGGTAAGGGATACGGTAAACAACTTGTAGAGTTCGCTAAAAGCTTCGGCCTGCCAATTAAAACAAACCCGAGAGTACAATCAAGAAGCTTTTGGGAGCACATGAGCTTTACAAATGTTGAATACGATATGGAGCGTGACCGTGGTGAAAATCCACTCGTCTGGTATCCTGAAGGTGTAGAAGCACAGCATAATGAATAA
- a CDS encoding RsfA family transcriptional regulator, with the protein MSPTRQDAWSQDEDLLLAEVVLRHIREGGTQLQAFEEVGKQLSRTSAACGFRWNSFVRKQYKSGIELAKKQRKELKKQSIPTDNEITKEVVTEETPSSSEVRSEGITFQAVLHFLESLQKQAAAASSIEEAKEKSIKKIKELEKKSYSLAAENERLAKNLKAIEEDYRSLIEIMERARKMVVLQEEDRQQKVKFQMDKNGNLERVEK; encoded by the coding sequence ATGTCACCAACTCGCCAAGATGCATGGTCCCAAGATGAAGATTTATTGCTTGCTGAAGTTGTGTTAAGACATATTCGAGAAGGTGGAACACAGCTTCAAGCATTTGAGGAAGTTGGAAAACAACTTTCTCGTACTTCTGCGGCTTGCGGATTTCGTTGGAACTCATTTGTTAGGAAGCAGTATAAATCAGGAATTGAACTGGCTAAAAAACAGAGGAAAGAACTAAAAAAACAAAGTATTCCGACGGATAATGAGATAACAAAAGAGGTTGTCACTGAAGAAACTCCATCCTCTAGTGAAGTAAGGAGTGAAGGTATAACATTTCAAGCAGTTCTTCACTTCTTAGAAAGTTTACAAAAGCAAGCAGCTGCTGCTTCTAGCATCGAAGAAGCAAAAGAAAAGTCCATCAAAAAAATAAAAGAACTTGAAAAAAAATCTTATTCGCTTGCAGCTGAGAATGAAAGATTAGCAAAGAATTTAAAAGCGATTGAAGAGGACTATCGTTCATTAATTGAAATTATGGAAAGAGCAAGAAAAATGGTGGTCTTACAAGAAGAAGATCGACAGCAAAAAGTGAAATTCCAGATGGATAAAAACGGAAATCTCGAAAGAGTGGAAAAATAG
- a CDS encoding enoyl-CoA hydratase/isomerase family protein: MSFSIEKREKGYLLFTITRSETRNAVNYDVMQGLTEAISLMNDPTIKALVITGEGDQAFCSGGDLSVFHQLQTKEEAYGMLSKMSHILYSLLTLTKPTVALLNGTAVGGGCELAAACDFRLAREGIRAGFVQGKQAITTGWGGGTILAEKLPAALSMKLLMEAEIQTAEYLREAGFIDHMYSNNNISACETFLEKLLTVDLKVLESYKMMWILKWEENKLRERIEKEVRNCSVLWESESHHKYVQNFISKKMKK, translated from the coding sequence TTGTCGTTTTCCATTGAGAAACGTGAAAAGGGTTATTTATTATTTACAATCACTAGAAGCGAAACAAGAAATGCCGTTAATTATGATGTCATGCAAGGATTAACAGAGGCTATCTCGTTAATGAATGATCCAACGATTAAGGCGCTTGTCATTACTGGGGAAGGGGATCAGGCTTTTTGTTCAGGGGGTGACTTATCTGTTTTTCACCAACTTCAGACAAAGGAAGAAGCGTATGGAATGCTTTCAAAAATGTCACACATTCTTTATTCACTGTTGACACTAACAAAGCCAACGGTTGCTCTATTAAATGGTACAGCCGTTGGCGGCGGGTGTGAGCTGGCTGCTGCATGTGATTTTCGTTTAGCGAGAGAAGGAATAAGAGCTGGATTTGTACAAGGTAAACAAGCTATCACCACTGGTTGGGGCGGGGGAACGATATTAGCAGAAAAACTACCAGCGGCACTCAGCATGAAGCTTTTAATGGAAGCTGAAATTCAAACTGCTGAATATTTAAGAGAAGCGGGCTTTATTGATCATATGTATTCAAATAATAACATCAGTGCATGCGAAACCTTTTTGGAGAAGCTTTTAACAGTCGATTTAAAGGTTTTAGAATCGTATAAAATGATGTGGATTTTAAAATGGGAAGAAAACAAGCTAAGAGAAAGAATAGAAAAAGAAGTAAGAAATTGCAGTGTTCTCTGGGAAAGTGAGTCACATCATAAGTATGTACAAAATTTTATTAGTAAAAAAATGAAGAAATAA
- the rpmF gene encoding 50S ribosomal protein L32: MAVPFRRTSKTVKRKRRTHFKLNVPGMVSCPNCGEMKLSHRVCKACGTYKGKDVVND, encoded by the coding sequence ATGGCTGTACCTTTTAGAAGGACTTCTAAAACTGTAAAAAGAAAACGTCGTACACATTTTAAATTAAACGTACCTGGTATGGTAAGCTGCCCAAACTGTGGTGAAATGAAACTTTCACACCGCGTATGTAAAGCTTGCGGAACATACAAAGGAAAAGACGTTGTTAACGACTAA
- a CDS encoding YceD family protein encodes MKWTLSQLQKYRNKDFLIDDIIRVDEIKETDPSIREVSPMHITGRGDIDSTKVTFHLKIEGHLILPCSRTLVDVKLPINVETTETFLLQGSVYETEEEVYQVKGEVIDLMPVIREILLLEVPMQVFCEDVNHEDAAPQSGKDWEVLSDVDQSKKIDPRLAGLAKFFDKNNSSSES; translated from the coding sequence TTGAAATGGACATTAAGCCAATTACAAAAATATCGAAACAAGGATTTTCTGATTGACGATATCATTCGAGTTGATGAGATAAAAGAAACGGATCCGTCGATTCGTGAAGTATCTCCGATGCATATTACTGGTCGGGGTGATATTGATTCAACGAAAGTGACATTTCATCTGAAAATTGAGGGTCATTTAATCCTGCCTTGTTCTCGTACTTTAGTGGATGTTAAACTTCCAATTAATGTCGAAACAACTGAAACTTTCCTCTTACAAGGTTCAGTTTATGAAACTGAAGAGGAAGTTTATCAAGTAAAAGGGGAAGTAATTGATCTAATGCCAGTCATTAGAGAAATTCTTTTACTAGAAGTTCCAATGCAGGTGTTCTGTGAAGATGTCAATCATGAAGATGCTGCACCTCAATCCGGTAAGGACTGGGAAGTTCTGAGTGATGTGGATCAATCCAAAAAGATTGATCCAAGATTAGCAGGTCTTGCAAAGTTTTTTGACAAAAACAATTCTTCTTCCGAATCATAA
- a CDS encoding nucleotidyltransferase — protein MKAVGVIVEYNPFHNGHAYHLQAAKELAQADLAIAVMSGNFLQRGEPALISKWYRARMALLNGVDIVLELPYRFATQKAETFANGAVSILDAIGCHSLCFGSESGDISSFFETVDYLDTHKERFDEKIKMNIKSGVSYPRALSLSFQSLSSPENILSLDKPNNILGFHYVKSIMQQKSSILPLTVKRKNADYHDEHFATETIASATSIRKALFASKKENSSIEQYVPDATSTLLKEYLAVYGHFHEWENYWTYLRFRLLHMNPEELREVYEVEEGIEHRILAAALDSTTFKEFMQKIKTKRYTWTRLQRICVHILTNTKKTDMKSTSETPSYLRLLGMTKNGKDYLNKYKSQFSLPLISKLSAYKENEILLDIRASRVYSFGIGNQTRERLLQQEYKQPPIYIE, from the coding sequence ATGAAAGCTGTTGGTGTAATTGTCGAATATAACCCTTTTCATAATGGTCATGCCTATCATTTACAAGCTGCAAAGGAATTAGCACAAGCTGATTTAGCTATAGCCGTTATGAGTGGGAATTTTCTTCAACGTGGTGAGCCTGCTCTTATATCTAAATGGTATCGTGCAAGGATGGCTTTGCTAAATGGCGTTGATATTGTCCTAGAACTGCCTTATCGTTTTGCCACACAAAAGGCAGAAACATTCGCAAATGGTGCTGTTTCTATTTTAGATGCGATTGGCTGCCATTCACTTTGCTTTGGCAGCGAAAGCGGCGATATATCATCCTTCTTCGAGACGGTTGATTATTTGGATACACATAAAGAGCGTTTTGATGAAAAGATTAAAATGAATATAAAATCAGGTGTTAGTTACCCTAGAGCATTATCGTTGTCTTTTCAATCATTGTCAAGCCCTGAAAATATTTTGAGTTTAGATAAACCGAATAATATTCTTGGTTTTCATTATGTGAAATCTATAATGCAGCAAAAAAGTTCAATCCTTCCTCTCACGGTAAAAAGAAAAAATGCTGATTACCATGACGAGCACTTTGCTACAGAGACCATCGCGAGTGCCACAAGCATAAGGAAAGCATTGTTTGCCAGTAAAAAAGAAAATAGCTCGATTGAACAATATGTTCCTGATGCAACGAGCACCCTTTTGAAAGAATACTTAGCTGTATATGGACATTTCCACGAATGGGAAAATTACTGGACCTATTTACGCTTTCGCTTGTTGCATATGAATCCTGAAGAGTTAAGAGAAGTTTATGAGGTAGAAGAAGGAATTGAGCATCGTATACTAGCAGCTGCACTAGATTCCACTACTTTCAAGGAATTTATGCAAAAGATAAAAACGAAACGCTACACCTGGACAAGGCTGCAAAGAATTTGTGTTCATATCTTAACCAATACAAAAAAGACTGATATGAAAAGCACGTCTGAGACACCTTCCTACTTACGACTGTTAGGTATGACAAAGAATGGAAAAGATTACTTGAATAAGTATAAATCTCAATTTTCTCTACCACTCATTTCTAAACTATCTGCATATAAGGAAAATGAAATCTTATTAGATATTAGGGCTTCTAGAGTTTATTCCTTCGGGATAGGAAACCAAACTAGGGAACGCTTATTACAACAGGAATATAAACAACCACCTATTTATATAGAATAA
- a CDS encoding SepM family pheromone-processing serine protease, with translation MKSKIFIGSSIVIALMMIAGIFFSLPYYVSKPGIAKELAPIIQVAGGTEEKGSYMLTTVRMGRANIYSYVEAKLFDYVELYPVEAILHETETQDEYNARQLHMMAGSKLNAIEVAYKKAGYPVEYEYKGVYIVQVVPDMPADGKLLAGDRITQVDGQEFSSSERFIEYVGKKKAGEQVELTITREDRTKTVKISVEPFKDDPKKIGIGISLVDDKEIIVDPKVTVKTDEIGGPSAGLMFSLEIYDQLMEEDFTKGYKIAGTGTIDPNGIVGPIGGIDQKIVAADKAGAEIFFAPNEKGIKDSNYKLAVKTAREIDSKMKIVPVDVIDDAINYLQKLPIK, from the coding sequence TTGAAAAGCAAAATATTTATAGGGTCTTCCATTGTTATTGCACTGATGATGATAGCAGGAATATTTTTTTCATTACCTTATTATGTTTCGAAACCAGGTATTGCAAAAGAATTAGCACCTATCATACAAGTTGCAGGAGGTACGGAGGAAAAGGGAAGCTATATGCTGACAACAGTAAGGATGGGAAGGGCTAATATTTATTCTTATGTTGAGGCTAAACTCTTTGATTATGTTGAACTCTACCCAGTGGAAGCCATACTACACGAAACAGAAACACAAGATGAATATAACGCGAGACAGCTGCATATGATGGCAGGTTCCAAGTTAAATGCCATTGAAGTGGCATATAAAAAAGCAGGATACCCTGTTGAATACGAATACAAAGGGGTTTACATTGTTCAGGTAGTCCCTGACATGCCCGCAGATGGAAAATTACTTGCTGGTGATCGAATTACTCAGGTAGATGGACAAGAATTTTCCTCTTCTGAAAGGTTTATCGAGTATGTGGGTAAGAAAAAGGCAGGAGAGCAAGTAGAATTAACGATAACCAGAGAAGATAGAACAAAAACAGTGAAAATAAGTGTAGAGCCCTTTAAGGATGACCCAAAGAAAATCGGCATCGGTATTTCTTTAGTTGATGATAAGGAAATTATTGTTGATCCTAAAGTTACGGTCAAGACGGATGAAATCGGTGGACCTTCTGCCGGTTTGATGTTCTCACTAGAAATCTATGATCAATTAATGGAAGAGGACTTTACAAAAGGGTACAAAATTGCAGGAACAGGGACAATCGATCCAAATGGAATTGTTGGACCAATTGGAGGAATCGATCAAAAAATAGTAGCTGCAGACAAGGCGGGAGCAGAGATTTTCTTTGCCCCGAATGAAAAAGGCATCAAGGATTCCAATTACAAACTAGCAGTTAAGACAGCCAGGGAGATTGATTCAAAAATGAAGATTGTTCCAGTGGATGTTATAGATGACGCGATTAATTATTTGCAGAAGTTACCAATAAAATAA
- a CDS encoding patatin-like phospholipase family protein, with protein sequence MERPKIGLALGSGGARGFAHLGVIKVLKEAGIPIDIIAGSSMGALVGSFYGAGIELDRLYKLSTAFKRKYFLDFTVPKMGFIAGKRVKEFIRVFTHGKNIEELSIPIGIVATDLLTGEKVVFKQGPVAEAVRASIAIPGIFVPEKYNGRILVDGGVSDRVPVSVAKEMGADIVIAVDVSRVKRNAEITSIYDVIMQSIDIMQTEIINYREIASDIMIRPPVEVYSSRAFTNIEEIIALGEEEAKKNLDFIKKVIKEWKGQGF encoded by the coding sequence ATGGAGCGTCCTAAAATAGGATTAGCGCTTGGTTCCGGCGGAGCACGGGGTTTTGCCCATTTAGGGGTTATTAAAGTCTTGAAGGAAGCAGGAATTCCCATAGATATAATCGCAGGAAGCAGTATGGGAGCACTTGTTGGCAGTTTTTATGGGGCAGGTATTGAACTTGACCGTTTATATAAATTATCAACTGCATTTAAGCGGAAGTATTTCTTAGATTTTACCGTTCCAAAAATGGGATTTATTGCCGGGAAACGAGTAAAGGAATTTATTAGAGTGTTTACCCATGGTAAAAATATCGAAGAATTATCTATCCCAATAGGAATTGTTGCTACCGATCTGCTTACAGGTGAAAAAGTTGTTTTTAAACAAGGGCCAGTTGCTGAAGCTGTCAGAGCAAGTATAGCGATACCAGGAATTTTTGTGCCTGAAAAATATAATGGTAGAATCTTAGTGGATGGCGGTGTGTCAGATAGGGTTCCCGTATCGGTGGCGAAGGAAATGGGAGCAGATATTGTAATAGCGGTTGATGTATCTAGAGTGAAGCGGAACGCAGAAATAACTTCTATTTACGATGTTATCATGCAAAGTATCGATATCATGCAAACCGAAATTATTAATTATCGTGAGATTGCTTCAGATATCATGATTCGTCCGCCTGTCGAAGTGTATAGCTCCCGTGCGTTTACGAATATTGAAGAGATTATCGCACTAGGAGAAGAAGAGGCGAAGAAAAATTTGGATTTTATAAAAAAGGTTATAAAGGAATGGAAGGGGCAGGGCTTTTGA
- the ylbJ gene encoding sporulation integral membrane protein YlbJ: MFYSKLKTIFLSIAVIILAGSMIAFPKESFEASLRGLTMWWEIVFPSLLPFFIVSEMLIGFGVVKFIGVLLEPLMRPLFRVPGVGGFVWAMGMASGFPAGAKLSARLRQEGQLTQIEAERLASFTNSSNPLFIFGAVAVGFFHNPQLGVILALAHYLGNICVGLMMRFYGNETPNRKKDKENKFILKSAFSALHQTRIKDKRPIGKLLGDAVNSSIQTLLMVGGFIILFSVINKLLFHLHITAALARGFDFLFSTLSLPDMLSIPFISGLFEITLGSDLTSRVGDATLLQQAIVTSFILGFSGFSVQAQVASILAQTDIRFKPFFFARIAQGLFASFFALLLWKPIYVRFYQTEEPSNAIPVNLFGQGTWPQIYFHKLTEAGPLITIISLMIYVLLLYNRIRKSY; this comes from the coding sequence TTGTTTTATTCAAAATTAAAAACAATCTTTCTATCTATAGCTGTAATAATTTTAGCTGGTTCCATGATCGCTTTTCCGAAGGAATCTTTTGAAGCATCTCTACGTGGACTAACAATGTGGTGGGAAATCGTTTTTCCTTCTTTACTGCCTTTTTTTATCGTATCCGAAATGCTAATAGGTTTCGGCGTAGTTAAGTTTATTGGAGTGTTATTAGAGCCGCTCATGAGGCCGCTTTTCCGAGTTCCCGGGGTAGGAGGGTTTGTTTGGGCAATGGGAATGGCTTCTGGATTTCCAGCAGGAGCTAAGCTATCCGCAAGACTCCGTCAGGAAGGTCAGCTGACACAAATTGAAGCAGAACGGCTTGCTTCCTTCACTAACTCCTCTAACCCATTATTTATCTTCGGTGCTGTAGCTGTTGGTTTTTTCCATAACCCGCAATTAGGAGTCATTTTAGCATTGGCCCATTATTTGGGGAATATTTGTGTTGGGTTAATGATGCGGTTTTATGGGAATGAAACCCCTAATAGGAAAAAGGACAAGGAAAATAAATTTATTCTTAAGTCCGCCTTTTCTGCATTGCATCAAACTAGAATTAAAGACAAGCGGCCAATTGGCAAACTTCTTGGAGATGCTGTAAATTCTTCTATTCAAACTTTGTTAATGGTTGGCGGATTCATTATTTTATTTTCGGTAATCAACAAGCTGCTATTTCATCTACATATTACTGCTGCACTAGCAAGAGGTTTTGATTTTCTATTTTCCACCCTTTCACTCCCTGATATGCTCAGTATTCCATTTATTTCAGGTTTATTTGAAATTACGCTTGGGAGCGATTTAACAAGCCGGGTTGGAGACGCTACTTTGCTTCAGCAAGCGATTGTTACGAGCTTTATTTTAGGATTTAGCGGATTTAGTGTTCAAGCCCAGGTTGCAAGTATTTTGGCACAAACTGACATACGATTTAAACCATTCTTTTTTGCACGAATTGCCCAGGGGCTTTTTGCCAGCTTCTTTGCTTTACTCTTATGGAAACCAATTTATGTCCGGTTTTATCAAACAGAAGAACCATCTAATGCGATTCCTGTTAACCTCTTTGGTCAAGGTACATGGCCGCAAATTTATTTTCATAAATTAACAGAAGCGGGTCCACTGATTACGATTATTTCACTGATGATATATGTATTGTTACTATATAATCGAATACGCAAAAGTTATTAG
- the coaD gene encoding pantetheine-phosphate adenylyltransferase produces the protein MASIAVCPGSFDPITYGHLDIIRRGAKVFDKVYVSVMNNSSKNPLFSVEERIKLIKEVTKDLPNVTVDEHSGLLVDYAKSVKANAIIRGLRAVSDFEYEMQITSMNRVLNDEIETFFIMTNSQYSFLSSSIVKEVSKYNGNISELVPPIVEEALNKKFNR, from the coding sequence GTGGCTAGTATTGCCGTTTGTCCTGGGAGTTTCGATCCAATCACGTACGGACATTTAGATATCATCAGAAGAGGTGCAAAGGTATTTGATAAGGTCTATGTAAGCGTTATGAACAATTCATCAAAAAATCCGCTATTTAGTGTTGAGGAGCGGATAAAACTTATTAAAGAAGTGACAAAGGATCTCCCAAATGTGACGGTGGATGAACATTCTGGACTTCTAGTCGATTACGCGAAGTCTGTTAAGGCAAATGCTATCATTCGTGGCTTACGTGCAGTCTCAGATTTTGAATATGAAATGCAAATAACGTCCATGAACAGAGTGCTCAATGACGAAATTGAAACCTTCTTTATCATGACCAACAGTCAATATTCATTCTTAAGCTCCAGTATTGTTAAAGAAGTATCTAAATACAATGGAAATATCTCCGAGCTGGTACCGCCTATTGTAGAAGAAGCATTAAACAAGAAATTTAATCGATGA
- the rsmD gene encoding 16S rRNA (guanine(966)-N(2))-methyltransferase RsmD, which yields MRVVSGICKGRPLKAVPGNTTRPTTDKVKEALFNMIGPYFDGGVGLDLFAGSGGLGLEALSRGLDKVIFVDREAKAIQTIHENIQACKMEDKAEVYRNDSERALKALIKREIHFDYIFLDPPYKKQQLVSLVEKISEHRLVTNGGYIICEHSHDVELPERAGGFSRVKHEKYGIIAITIYSQFSEE from the coding sequence TTGAGAGTTGTTTCAGGTATTTGTAAAGGAAGACCATTAAAAGCTGTTCCCGGAAATACAACCAGACCAACAACGGATAAAGTAAAAGAAGCCTTATTTAATATGATTGGACCATATTTTGACGGTGGAGTAGGATTGGATCTATTTGCTGGCAGCGGCGGGTTAGGGCTGGAGGCCTTAAGCAGAGGTTTAGATAAAGTCATTTTTGTCGATCGAGAGGCAAAAGCAATTCAAACCATTCACGAGAATATCCAAGCATGTAAGATGGAAGATAAGGCAGAGGTTTATCGAAATGACTCTGAAAGAGCTTTAAAAGCCCTAATAAAAAGGGAGATTCATTTTGATTACATATTTTTAGACCCGCCTTATAAAAAACAGCAGCTGGTCAGTTTAGTAGAAAAAATATCCGAACATAGGTTAGTAACAAATGGCGGTTACATTATCTGCGAACATAGTCATGATGTTGAATTGCCAGAGAGAGCAGGGGGATTTTCACGAGTTAAGCATGAGAAATATGGAATCATTGCGATTACAATTTATTCGCAATTTAGTGAGGAATAA
- a CDS encoding methylthioribose kinase: MIQRFIELGEGYSDLYELLELAKANQHRLLHMMAFHTIKNEKQVTSLAVVMQLTDPGKFQALYICREGIPNPNFTPNKRYDLFHQTAEELGKQIIQLSVKPSSIFHEKELYYQHLIAILRLNHYIKPLH; encoded by the coding sequence GTGATACAACGCTTTATTGAACTAGGTGAGGGTTATTCGGATTTATATGAACTGCTTGAACTAGCAAAGGCTAATCAGCACCGGCTTCTCCATATGATGGCATTCCACACCATAAAGAATGAAAAGCAGGTGACCTCTTTAGCAGTCGTAATGCAGCTCACAGATCCTGGTAAATTCCAAGCTCTTTATATCTGCCGTGAAGGGATCCCGAATCCGAACTTCACACCAAATAAAAGATATGATTTGTTTCATCAGACTGCAGAGGAACTTGGCAAGCAGATTATTCAGCTATCTGTTAAACCTTCTTCCATCTTCCATGAAAAAGAACTATACTACCAGCACCTAATCGCAATTTTAAGATTAAATCATTATATTAAGCCTCTCCATTAA
- a CDS encoding YlbG family protein, with protein MFVQRQGLVIWLYSLKQAKMLRRFGNVHYVSKKLKYVVLYCNQDELEVIMEKINSFSFVKKVEPSYKPFLKMEFENAAPDKAKEYDYKMGI; from the coding sequence ATGTTCGTACAAAGACAAGGATTGGTTATTTGGCTCTATTCCTTAAAGCAGGCTAAGATGTTAAGACGTTTTGGGAATGTCCATTATGTTTCAAAGAAATTAAAGTATGTTGTACTTTATTGTAATCAAGATGAACTTGAAGTGATTATGGAAAAAATAAATTCCTTTTCATTTGTTAAGAAAGTAGAACCGTCATATAAACCTTTCTTAAAGATGGAATTTGAAAATGCAGCTCCAGATAAAGCAAAAGAATATGATTATAAGATGGGTATTTAA
- a CDS encoding YlbF family regulator: MLATSERIELLEYAEELAEMVLESDIVEQYQICLYKMQNNKETQEKINRFVKLKELYEEVQRFGKYHPDYKMVMSQIRENKREMDLDPHVAEFKLAENDLQGLLDEISMLVGGAVSKHIKVPSGNPFFDTGSHGSGCGGGGSCSCSA, encoded by the coding sequence ATGCTTGCTACATCAGAAAGAATAGAACTTTTAGAATATGCTGAGGAATTAGCAGAAATGGTATTAGAATCGGATATTGTTGAGCAATATCAAATTTGCCTATATAAAATGCAAAACAATAAGGAAACGCAAGAAAAGATTAACCGTTTTGTAAAACTTAAAGAGCTTTACGAAGAGGTGCAGCGTTTTGGTAAATACCACCCAGACTACAAAATGGTAATGAGCCAAATTCGCGAAAACAAACGGGAAATGGACTTAGATCCACACGTAGCTGAGTTTAAATTAGCGGAAAATGACCTTCAAGGTCTGCTGGATGAAATTAGTATGCTAGTTGGCGGTGCTGTTTCCAAGCACATTAAAGTGCCTTCTGGAAATCCATTTTTTGATACTGGGTCTCATGGTTCAGGCTGCGGCGGCGGCGGGAGCTGTAGCTGCTCGGCCTAA